One genomic segment of Choristoneura fumiferana chromosome Z, NRCan_CFum_1, whole genome shotgun sequence includes these proteins:
- the LOC141435439 gene encoding uncharacterized protein — protein MDLTEENTFKHYYYPENHDELSDDGEGTLAFKVKRAIAKNKRPNNSIHGFFEKRKKKKVPKNSSTVSQATADGVAFIKANQDESAYASHLIKIEVYDIDKIKNIPPTEQWKHAEVRVKYYAHSEEDEHVQQTRDVIYNITKQLSAKSDCVNFVLDNQK, from the exons ATGGAT ctGACTGAAGAAAACACATTTAAGCACTATTATTATCCAGAGAATCACGATGAACTGAGCGATGACGGCGAAGGAACATTAGCTTTCAAAGTAAAGAGGGCAATCGCCAAGAACAAAAGACCTAATAACAGTATTCACGGATTCTTTGAAAAGCGCAAGAAAAAGAAGGTTCCCAAAAACTCTTCGACTGTTAGTCAAGCCACTGCAGATGGTGTTGCTTTTATCAAAGCAAACCAAGACGAATCAGCTTACGCATCACACCTCATTAAAATCGAGGTGTATGATATAGACAAGATTAAGAACATTCCCCCGACAGAACAATGGAAACATGCCGAAGTCCGTGTTAAATATTACGCCCACTCCGAAGAAGATGAACACGTTCAACAGACCAGAGACGTCATCTACAACATCACTAAGCAGTTGTCAGCAAAAAGTGATTGTGTTAATTTCGTTTTagacaatcaaaaataa